The DNA window ATAATATATTGTTTTTACTGTTGATATATTCATATCTTTCATATCTGCAATCTCCCTAAGTTTATAGCCATATATATCTTTTAAGACAACTATCTCTCTTTCTTGGAATGGTAGCTGTTTTAACTTCTCTTCTAAGAGAATTGGAATATTAAAATCTTCATTACTTTCAACACTAAGAATCTCATCATTTAATTCTAGATTTAGTTTCTTTTTTCTAAAAAAATCATAAGTTTTATTTATAGCTATTCTATAAATCCAAGTATAAATATTACTTTCTTCCC is part of the Candidatus Cetobacterium colombiensis genome and encodes:
- a CDS encoding RNA polymerase sigma factor: MDFDQIYNEYFDRIYYKILSTVKNAEDAEDIAQEVFISVYKNLKGFREESNIYTWIYRIAINKTYDFFRKKKLNLELNDEILSVESNEDFNIPILLEEKLKQLPFQEREIVVLKDIYGYKLREIADMKDMNISTVKTIYYKAIKDMGGVI